The following proteins are co-located in the Mauremys reevesii isolate NIE-2019 linkage group 23, ASM1616193v1, whole genome shotgun sequence genome:
- the GPR3 gene encoding G-protein coupled receptor 3 has product MSKDVSHNSTEGQQGWFAASNGSSSSLNLDSVVQPLVLNPWDVVLCISGTIISCENAIVVAVIFYTPAFRTPMFLLIGSLAIADFLAGLGLIFHFAFVYCIQSQVVNLITVGLLVSSFTASVASLLAITVDRYLSLYNALTYYSERTVTRTYIMLILTWGFSICFGLLPVMGWNCLKDVSTCSIVKPLTKNNLIILSISFFMVFAVMLQLYVQICKIVCRHAHQIAVQRHFLATSHYVTTRKGISTLAVILGTFASCWLPFAIYCLLGDYTYPALYTYMTILPATYNSMINPVIYAFRNQEIQKVLWTVCCGCFSSTMPFRSRSPSDV; this is encoded by the coding sequence ATGAGCAAGGACGTATCCCACAACTCCACTGAAGGCCAGCAGGGCTGGTTTGCAGCCAGTAacggcagcagcagctccttgaaCCTGGACTCCGTGGTGCAGCCTCTTGTCCTGAATCCCTGGGATGTGGTACTTTGCATATCTGGGACCATCATCTCCTGTGAGAACGCGATTGTGGTAGCTGTCATATTTTACACCCCTGCGTTCCGGACTCCAATGTTCCTGCTCATTGGGAGTCTTGCCATTGCTGACTTCCTGGCCGGCCTGGGGCTGATATTCCACTTTGCCTTTGTCTATTGCATCCAGTCGCAGGTGGTGAACCTCATCACCGTGGGGCTACTGGTGAGCTCATTCACTGCCAGCGTGGCCAGCCTGCTGGCCATCACCGTAGACCGCTACCTTTCCCTCTACAACGCACTGACTTACTATTCAGAAAGGACGGTCACCAGGACTTACATCATGCTGATCCTGACCTGGGGATTTTCCATCTGCTTTGGGCTGCTGCCTGTCATGGGCTGGAACTGCTTGAAAGACGTCTCCACCTGCAGCATCGTGAAGCCCCTGACCAAGAACAACCTCATCATCCTCTCCATCTCCTTCTTCATGGTCTTTGCGGTGATGTTGCAGCTCTACGTACAGATCTGCAAGATCGTTTGCAGGCACGCCCACCAGATCGCCGTGCAGAGGCACTTCCTGGCCACCTCACACTACGTCACCACCAGGAAAGGCATCTCCACCTTAGCTGTCATCTTGGGGACTTTTGCTTCTTGCTGGCTACCCTTTGCCATTTACTGCCTCCTGGGAGATTACACCTACCCAGCCCTCTATACCTACATGACCATCCTCCCTGCTACCTACAACTCCATGATTAACCCCGTTATCTATGCCTTCAGGAACCAAGAGATCCAGAAAGTGCTGTGGACTGTGTGCTGTGGGTGCTTCTCTTCCACAATGCCTTTCAGGTCCAGATCTCCAAGCGACGTCTGA